In Leishmania braziliensis MHOM/BR/75/M2904 complete genome, chromosome 31, one genomic interval encodes:
- a CDS encoding surface membrane protein gp46-like protein → MTPVMLLRSGAQRQRAALFVMTLTLCFLLLPVHGADSPFTGYTAAQKVNTRKFLQAFVNANPLLESLPSEDFCEWVYAGCTNKGVDLYLDETAVEQLPELPADAVASHVRVTSISISYGKGTLRGTLPATWGGLSRIEYISLYSNSLMGTLPPEWAGMTTAKWFLLYDNQLTGTIPDAWGKLRYMTWACLNDNRLTGSLPAAWSRATRLTIMEARRNQLSGTLPSAWSSLQFISSITLSNNRLTGPLPAAWASAVSLNGVSVQGNGLCGCVPSAWDSRRFMYGIRVDADLLATNCSTANACE, encoded by the coding sequence ATGACGCCAGTGATGCTGCTCCGGAgcggtgcgcagcgccagcgagcCGCCCTCTTTGTTATGACGCTAACCCTATGCTTCCTCCTATTGCCCGTGCACGGCGCAGACTCACCGTTCACTGGCTACACAGCCGCGCAGAAGGTGAACACGCGCAAGTTTCTGCAGGCCTTTGTGAATGCAAACCCACTGCTGGAGAGCCTGCCGTCGGAGGACTTCTGCGAGTGGGTGTACGCTGGCTGCACGAATAAGGGTGTGGACCTGTACCTGGATGAGACGGCCGTGGAACAGCTGCCGGAGCTGCCCGCTGACGCGGTTGCCAGCCACGTGAGGGTCACTTCCATCAGCATCAGCTACGGCAAGGGCACATTGAGGGGCACCCTGCCGGCGACCTGGGGAGGCCTGTCGCGCATCGAGTACATCTCCCTGTACTCGAACTCGCTGATGGGCACCCTGCCGCCGGAGTGGGCGGGCATGACGACGGCGAAGTGGTTCCTGCTGTACGACAACCAGCTGACGGGCACGATCCCCGACGCGTGGGGCAAGCTGCGCTACATGACGTGGGCGTGCCTGAACGACAACCGGCTGACCGGGTCGCTCCCAGCAGCGTGGAGCCGCGCTACCCGCCTGACGATCATGGAGGCCCGGCGAAATCAGCTGTCCGGCACGCTGCCGTCGGCGTGGTCGAGTCTGCAGTTCATCAGCTCCATCACGCTGTCGAACAACCGGCTGACTGGGCCCCTTCCAGCAGCGTGGGCGTCTGCCGTGTCGCTGAacggtgtgtctgtgcaggGCAACGGCCTGTGCGGCTGTGTGCCGAGCGCGTGGGACTCTCGCAGGTTCATGTACGGCATCCGGGTCGATGCCGACCTCTTGGCCACAAATTGCTCGACGGCCAACGCGTGCGAGTGA